The Dehalobacter sp. genomic sequence CGGCCTGGGTTACGATGACGGTTACACTCCTGCTTGGCGTTAAGATCGCAGTTCTGGTAGGCGTCATTCTGGCTATTTTCACCGGGATGATGGCAGATCCAGGGAATATGGGAGCAGCAGGTTCGCTGGCAGCCTTATTTTCTTTGCTTAGCGGCATCGTCGGAATACAGGGTGTTGCTAAACTGGACCGTCGTTCTGAGCTGGCCAGGGCAGGATTGTTTGTGGCTTTGGTAAACATTGCCCTTGTAAGCGGTGTTGCCTTGATCCTTCAGATTAGTCCGACCGATTGGCTGATCGGATGCATGCTGAGCGTTGCCAACGGATTTCTGACGTCTGTTCTTACCATGGGTGTTTTGCCTTGGCTGGAACAGGGCTTTAACATTACATCGGCGGTAAGGCTGTTGGAATTATCCAACCCGAATGCGCCGCTGTTGAAAAGCTTATTGATCGAAGCTCCAGGGACCTACCATCACAGCGTCCTGGTTGGGAATCTGGCTGAAACTGCCGCTGAAGAAATTAAAGCTGACCCTGTGCTGGTCAGAGTCGGTGCGCTCTATCATGATATCGGCAAGCTGAAAAGACCGTACTTCTTTATAGAAAACCAGTTTTCCAAGGATAATCCCCACGAAAAGATTGCCCCGACGCTTAGTTCCCTAATTATCATTTCCCATATCAAAGACGGACTAGAAATGGCCAAAGAGCATAAGCTTCCATCCAATATTCAGGATATTATTGCGCAGCATCACGGGGACAGCACGGCATCGTTCTTTTACCATAAAGCACTCGAAGAGAATCCAGATATTTCGGAAGAAGCTTTCAGGTATGACGGGCAGCGTCCCCAGTCTAAAGAGGCGGCGCTGGTTCTTCTGGCGGATAATGTTGAAGCAGCCGTTCGTTCCCAGAAGGACAGTTCGCCGGGAAAAATTGAAGGATTGGTGCGTAAGATTATCAAGGAGAAATTTGATGAGGGTCTGCTTGACCAATGTGACTTAACCTTTAAGGATCTGGATAAGATATCTATAGCATTTGTTAAGGTTCTAAGCGGAATATTCCATTCCAGGATCGAGTACCCTGAATTGCCGTCCGCCAAGACCAAAGTGGCAGAGGAAGCGGGCACGGGTCAGAAACAGGAGGAACCCAAAACGCAAAAAGAGAATGAGTCTCCGACTAAGCAGGACAGCGAGCCTGGTTCGTCATCTGAAAAAAATAATTCTCACGGATAGGGGGGAGAAAAAGACTTGCTCTTTAAAGGCAGGTCTTTTCTGGGAAATGGAACTAGATATCAGTTGGGAAGAGGATTCTGTTGCAGAAGATGAACAAAATAAAATAGCAGAACTGCTTCGTACGGGCATTCAGAAAGCGCTTCTTGAGGGAGGCGGCCCGGATGACGCTGAGATCGGACTTGTCCTGACCGATGATGAATCCATTCATCTCCTGAATAAGACGTACCGCGGAATTGACAGCCCTACGGACGTCCTGTCTTTTGCCCTTCGGGAAAAGGGGGAAGGGGAGCCGGAGATTTATTATAATCCTCAGTCGGACAAAGATAAGAAAGAATGGCTTGAGTATTCTCTCGAAGAAATTATTGACGAAGAAGATGAAAATATTGACGAATACGAAGAAGATAATTTTGAGGAGTACGAAGAGGATGACGATGATTTCAGCTACTGCGATACGACTCTCGGTGATATCGTGATTTCTGTCGAAAGAGCCCGTTCTCAGGCCATTGAGTATGGGCATTCCTTTGCCAGAGAGATTGTTTACCTGGCAGTGCACGGAACACTGCACCTTCTGGGGT encodes the following:
- the ybeY gene encoding rRNA maturation RNase YbeY, which translates into the protein MELDISWEEDSVAEDEQNKIAELLRTGIQKALLEGGGPDDAEIGLVLTDDESIHLLNKTYRGIDSPTDVLSFALREKGEGEPEIYYNPQSDKDKKEWLEYSLEEIIDEEDENIDEYEEDNFEEYEEDDDDFSYCDTTLGDIVISVERARSQAIEYGHSFAREIVYLAVHGTLHLLGYDHGSEEDSSVMRRLEEQVMDQLSLLR
- a CDS encoding HDIG domain-containing protein produces the protein MNKKLKTMLLPKKTKNAMTKYQIALFLLFFILLTAILASDLFQSKLNIESGEPSPELITAPYEKKVTDLAKFQEEQKAAANAVGPVYMADDDQISNLSKDLDRTFEILADQKDSKDSLTEKMDELRKKVPYSELSNSTLEALLNLSDHEIVSASGTSSVVILGIASDAETGARYQAEVSLLQDRMSEQINQSNVTEPVKELINEFIEQCVIKPTLTIDEEATKKMQDIAISKVKPSIRTYRENEKIIGPGEIVDDQIYQALQAYGLIKVESPWKPASGIAMIVLVSMIILILFAYQFSPDTFTHWQRMVLIGLLMIVALAMGKAFMAISLGDNDLNTLTAILIPAAWVTMTVTLLLGVKIAVLVGVILAIFTGMMADPGNMGAAGSLAALFSLLSGIVGIQGVAKLDRRSELARAGLFVALVNIALVSGVALILQISPTDWLIGCMLSVANGFLTSVLTMGVLPWLEQGFNITSAVRLLELSNPNAPLLKSLLIEAPGTYHHSVLVGNLAETAAEEIKADPVLVRVGALYHDIGKLKRPYFFIENQFSKDNPHEKIAPTLSSLIIISHIKDGLEMAKEHKLPSNIQDIIAQHHGDSTASFFYHKALEENPDISEEAFRYDGQRPQSKEAALVLLADNVEAAVRSQKDSSPGKIEGLVRKIIKEKFDEGLLDQCDLTFKDLDKISIAFVKVLSGIFHSRIEYPELPSAKTKVAEEAGTGQKQEEPKTQKENESPTKQDSEPGSSSEKNNSHG